The Triticum urartu cultivar G1812 chromosome 5, Tu2.1, whole genome shotgun sequence genome contains the following window.
CCTGGATGCTGGCTGCTCGCCCGGTAGAAGGATGGATGGGTCCTCGATCACCGCCGCCTTGTCCAAAAACCTGCAAAAGGTAAACACACCACATAACTATGTATACATGGCAGAAACATTTGAGCAATACATACAAGGTAGGTAGAGGTACAAGAGAATATATTGGGTTGTGTTACCTGTATCCTGGTGTGTGTGCAATCTTCTTGCCCCCATTAACACTGTGAGTTCCATCCACCTCATACAGTTTTTCCACTTGGGTTGGGACGGTGAGGTGCCTCTTCTTCGTTGCAGCAACCAAGACATTTCCCACGGTGGCGGCAGGGTTCCCGCAGGGCATGAAGTGCCTGAACCTCTTGGTCCCGGCGGCGAACAGGAGGAGGCCGAGAAGAGCCGCCGCCGCTGAGATCACGAAGGCGGCCGCCCATCTCCCCTGGTCCTCGATGTAGGTGAGAAAAGTGACGGCCACCAGGCTGCCCAGGTTGTTGGCCACGAAGAAGTAGCCGTAGAAGGCCGTCTTGGACCTCTTCTCCTTGGTGTGCTCCTCGTCGAACTGGTCGGCGCCGAACGTCGTGTTGGTGGGCTGGTAGGCTCCGTTCCCGAGTGCGATCTTGTATATGGCCACATAGAATATCGCTATCTCGGCTGCCGTTGGTGTCCTGCAGGTCTTGGTGTCACCCGATTCCGACTCGCAGCTGAAGTTGTGCAGGAAGAAATAGGAGGATATGGCGAGCTCCACCAGTCCCTGTCAACCAATCAGTATATGTGCATATCAATGCCTAAGATCGAGCTAGCTGCCATCGAAACTAAAAAAGAAAgtacaagaagaagaagaagagtagtTACGGCGAGGAAGATGAGCTGGAAGATGATGCAGGACTTGTATCTTCCCCAGTAGGAGTCGGCGATGATGGCGCCGACGATGGAGAAGACGTAGGTGGTGCCGGACCAGTTGCTCACATGCTTGGCGGCGTTGGCGTTGTCCAGCTGCATCACCACCCTCATGAAGGTCACCAGGTTGATGCTCACGCCGTTCACCGCCATCGTCGCAAGCGCCTGGTTGACTGCATTGCATTTGCATCCATGAGTGACGTGCACATGTTTGTTATGCCAGGCCAAACCCACGGTGGTTCTGGTTGCAGGTCTGACTTTAGTTTTGGCTATATATATACCTCCTCCAGAGCAAACAAAAAAACTACTAACAACTAGTAATAAATATGGCAGATCCGCTTAGGATTCCACTCCTCTTGTGTGGTCATCACGTATAGTGAGTAATTAAGATACCGGCCGTATTTACAAAAGAAATCTCTGAATTATACCAGTACATTTATAGTAGGAGAAACATATACTTGGTGCTAATTCGGTGAGAGTATTTTCGGAATTGGGATAAATCTAATCTAAGCAACAAGATATATATGCTAGTACTACTTACGCAGGATGAGGAGTCCGGCAGGCCATCCACCAGATTTGGCTCTCAGGCACGGGCTGCCGTTCCAATCCACCGACCCATCCATCGTCGtctcttcgccttctccttcccCTTGATCTCCGGCGACCACGATAACATGGTCATGGTCTTGGACATGATCCCTCTCACCCTCCTGAGCAATCTGCACATACACATACACAAGTACATCTTTTAGTCATCCATGATTGATGGTGCATCACAGGTGAagagagaagaaaagaaaagaggaaAAAGTAGCTAGGCCTGCATCCATTCTACATACGTCCATGATGAAAGGGAAACTGCAGTCTTGTTTGCGCTTGCGCTTCCACGCCCCTCCTCCTCTCTTCTCAAGGTCAGAGGATAGATGCACCTATATATATCTCCTGGTGTTTGTATCTATGCCTATGCGTTTGGGTGTTGATGATGTAATATGTTGGTGTGTATTATTTATGTGTTCATGTATGTATATGCATGACCAGCCAGGATGATATGCCAGGTAGGTGGCAGGTGTGTTG
Protein-coding sequences here:
- the LOC125511618 gene encoding protein NRT1/ PTR FAMILY 7.3-like, giving the protein MDIAQEGERDHVQDHDHVIVVAGDQGEGEGEETTMDGSVDWNGSPCLRAKSGGWPAGLLILLNQALATMAVNGVSINLVTFMRVVMQLDNANAAKHVSNWSGTTYVFSIVGAIIADSYWGRYKSCIIFQLIFLAGLVELAISSYFFLHNFSCESESGDTKTCRTPTAAEIAIFYVAIYKIALGNGAYQPTNTTFGADQFDEEHTKEKRSKTAFYGYFFVANNLGSLVAVTFLTYIEDQGRWAAAFVISAAAALLGLLLFAAGTKRFRHFMPCGNPAATVGNVLVAATKKRHLTVPTQVEKLYEVDGTHSVNGGKKIAHTPGYRFLDKAAVIEDPSILLPGEQPASRPRRLYTVTQVEQVKCILRLIPIWLCSIIYSTTYSQMSSVFIEQAQAMDNTINKFTIPAAGIGIFEIIGVTSFVFIYTFCIAKPLSKRSKEPTELQRMGIGLVISTAAMIAAALVERQRLKHADRYRLSVLWQIPQYLLIGASEVFMYVTMTEFFNDQLPDGMRSLGSAMSGASMSAGSYANSLIVSLVMAGSRSGGQAGWIPQNLNQGHVDRFFFLIAALNAADLVLFVLLAKRYKAVAKPAAAVAIGSIR